In Anser cygnoides isolate HZ-2024a breed goose chromosome 23, Taihu_goose_T2T_genome, whole genome shotgun sequence, the following are encoded in one genomic region:
- the TNFRSF9 gene encoding tumor necrosis factor receptor superfamily member 9 isoform X1 gives MGAAAARPPQASRARALLPAALLALALSPGPAAAAPCGADCPAGTFVVSAGCGRGAGCRQCPPDTFSSAAGLRGCTLCRKCEGTGRRWGPDAAARFNLRLDWGKKKKKRKDDICHAVVRLHLPGRFRYLKACSPKSDAECTCKEGYRCSGDGCSRCDRSCGVGEESAGSGCQTCHYGTFNDQPNGSCKNWTKCSANQVVEPGTAAKDVVCKHTSDNPTLATILSTTSPGIPLFVTVPGKNIQMDIIRISLAVAGLLCMVFLLPSCVCFSIWQKKKLHAVFKKMHTTPEQSVQEDACSCRFPEEEQGEYQDCGKSTEFRDLLEN, from the exons ATGGGAGCCGCAGCAGCGCGGCCGCCGCAGGCCAGCCGCGCGCGGGCGCTTCTGCCGGCGGCGCTGCTCGCGCTAGCGCTGAGCCCGGGGCCCGCGGCCGCCGCGCCCTGCGGCGCCGACTGCCCGGCGG GTACCTTCGTGGTGAGCGCGGGCTGCGGGCGGGGCGCGGGCTGCCGGCAGTGCCCGCCCGACACCTTCTCCAGCGCCGCGGGACTCAGGGGCTGCACGCTATGCCGCAAGTGCGAAGGTACCGGGAGGCGGTGGGGTCCGGACGCGGCGGCGAGGTTTAACCTCCGCCTagattgggggaaaaaaaaaaaaaaaaggaaagacgACATTTGTCATGCCGTT GTTCGTTTGCACCTTCCAGGAAGATTCAGGTATTTAAAAGCGTGCTCACCAAAAAGCGATGCCGAGTGCACCTGCAAGGAGGGGTACCGATGCAGTGGCGACGGCTGCTCCCGGTGTGACAGAAGCTGTGGCGTGGGTGAGGAGAGCGCTGGGAGCG GTTGCCAGACTTGCCACTATGGAACTTTTAATGATCAGCCAAATGGCTCCTGTAAAAACTGGACAAA GTGCTCAGCAAACCAGGTTGTGGAGCCTGGAACTGCAGCAAAAGATGTGGTTTGCAAACATACTTCAGATAATCCCACTTTAGCCACTATTCTATCTACCACTTCTCCTGGGATTCCACTTTTTGTCACTGTGCCAG GGAAGAATATCCAGATGGACATTATCAGAATTTCTCTTGCTGTAGCTGGGCTGTTGTGCATGGTATTTCTGCTACCTTCATGTGTATGCTTCAGCATctggcagaaaaagaaactacATGCTGTCTTCAAGAAAA tGCATACTACACCTGAACAATCAGTTCAGGAAGATGCCTGCAGCTGCCGCTTTCCTGAAGAAGAACAAGGTGAATATCAGGACTGTGGCAAATCCACAGAATTCAGAGATCTTTTGGAGAATTAG
- the TNFRSF9 gene encoding tumor necrosis factor receptor superfamily member 9 isoform X2, producing the protein MGAAAARPPQASRARALLPAALLALALSPGPAAAAPCGADCPAGTFVVSAGCGRGAGCRQCPPDTFSSAAGLRGCTLCRKCEGRFRYLKACSPKSDAECTCKEGYRCSGDGCSRCDRSCGVGEESAGSGCQTCHYGTFNDQPNGSCKNWTKCSANQVVEPGTAAKDVVCKHTSDNPTLATILSTTSPGIPLFVTVPGKNIQMDIIRISLAVAGLLCMVFLLPSCVCFSIWQKKKLHAVFKKMHTTPEQSVQEDACSCRFPEEEQGEYQDCGKSTEFRDLLEN; encoded by the exons ATGGGAGCCGCAGCAGCGCGGCCGCCGCAGGCCAGCCGCGCGCGGGCGCTTCTGCCGGCGGCGCTGCTCGCGCTAGCGCTGAGCCCGGGGCCCGCGGCCGCCGCGCCCTGCGGCGCCGACTGCCCGGCGG GTACCTTCGTGGTGAGCGCGGGCTGCGGGCGGGGCGCGGGCTGCCGGCAGTGCCCGCCCGACACCTTCTCCAGCGCCGCGGGACTCAGGGGCTGCACGCTATGCCGCAAGTGCGAAG GAAGATTCAGGTATTTAAAAGCGTGCTCACCAAAAAGCGATGCCGAGTGCACCTGCAAGGAGGGGTACCGATGCAGTGGCGACGGCTGCTCCCGGTGTGACAGAAGCTGTGGCGTGGGTGAGGAGAGCGCTGGGAGCG GTTGCCAGACTTGCCACTATGGAACTTTTAATGATCAGCCAAATGGCTCCTGTAAAAACTGGACAAA GTGCTCAGCAAACCAGGTTGTGGAGCCTGGAACTGCAGCAAAAGATGTGGTTTGCAAACATACTTCAGATAATCCCACTTTAGCCACTATTCTATCTACCACTTCTCCTGGGATTCCACTTTTTGTCACTGTGCCAG GGAAGAATATCCAGATGGACATTATCAGAATTTCTCTTGCTGTAGCTGGGCTGTTGTGCATGGTATTTCTGCTACCTTCATGTGTATGCTTCAGCATctggcagaaaaagaaactacATGCTGTCTTCAAGAAAA tGCATACTACACCTGAACAATCAGTTCAGGAAGATGCCTGCAGCTGCCGCTTTCCTGAAGAAGAACAAGGTGAATATCAGGACTGTGGCAAATCCACAGAATTCAGAGATCTTTTGGAGAATTAG
- the PARK7 gene encoding Parkinson disease protein 7 isoform X1 — MASKRALVILAKGAEEMETVIPTDVMRRAGIKVTVAGLTGKDPVQCSRDVFICPDASLEDARKEGPYDVIVLPGGNLGAQNLSESSAVKDVLNDQESRKGLIAAICAGPTALLAHGIGFGSKVTTHPLAKDKMMNGAHYCYSESRVEKDGNILTSRGPGTSFEFGLAIVETLMGKEVAEQVKAPLILKE, encoded by the exons ATGGCCTCGAAAAGAGCATTGGTAATTCTGGCAAAAGGGGCAGAGGAAATGGAAACTGTAATCCCCACTGATGTTATGAGAAGAGCTGGG ATCAAGGTGACGGTTGCAGGCCTAACAGGAAAAGATCCAGTGCAGTGCAGTCGAGATGTCTTCATTTGTCCTGATGCCAGTCTAGAAGATGCCAGAAAAGAG ggGCCTTACGATGTCATTGTCCTGCCTGGAGGCAACCTTGGTGCTCAAAACTTGTCAGAG TCTTCTGCTGTTAAAGACGTTTTGAACgatcaggaaagcagaaaaggccTGATAGCTGCTATATGCGCAG GTCCTACTGCCCTTCTGGCACATGGGATAGGGTTTGGAAGCAAAGTCACAACGCATCCTTTGGCCAAAGATAAAATGATGAATGGAG ctcACTACTGCTACTCCGAGAGCCGCGTGGAGAAAGATGGGAACATCCTCACCAGCCGTGGCCCTGGTACCAGCTTTGAGTTTGGGTTGGCCATTGTTGAAACACTGATGGGAAAGGAAGTGGCTGAACAGGTGAAGGCACCCCTAATACTGAAAGAGTGA
- the PARK7 gene encoding Parkinson disease protein 7 isoform X2, translating to MASKRALVILAKGAEEMETVIPTDVMRRAGIKVTVAGLTGKDPVQCSRDVFICPDASLEDARKESSAVKDVLNDQESRKGLIAAICAGPTALLAHGIGFGSKVTTHPLAKDKMMNGAHYCYSESRVEKDGNILTSRGPGTSFEFGLAIVETLMGKEVAEQVKAPLILKE from the exons ATGGCCTCGAAAAGAGCATTGGTAATTCTGGCAAAAGGGGCAGAGGAAATGGAAACTGTAATCCCCACTGATGTTATGAGAAGAGCTGGG ATCAAGGTGACGGTTGCAGGCCTAACAGGAAAAGATCCAGTGCAGTGCAGTCGAGATGTCTTCATTTGTCCTGATGCCAGTCTAGAAGATGCCAGAAAAGAG TCTTCTGCTGTTAAAGACGTTTTGAACgatcaggaaagcagaaaaggccTGATAGCTGCTATATGCGCAG GTCCTACTGCCCTTCTGGCACATGGGATAGGGTTTGGAAGCAAAGTCACAACGCATCCTTTGGCCAAAGATAAAATGATGAATGGAG ctcACTACTGCTACTCCGAGAGCCGCGTGGAGAAAGATGGGAACATCCTCACCAGCCGTGGCCCTGGTACCAGCTTTGAGTTTGGGTTGGCCATTGTTGAAACACTGATGGGAAAGGAAGTGGCTGAACAGGTGAAGGCACCCCTAATACTGAAAGAGTGA
- the ERRFI1 gene encoding ERBB receptor feedback inhibitor 1 yields the protein MSAAGVAAQEMRVPLKNGFLHASQGVGSLKTCWGSHSGFENTFFNVDPIAVAYNLNPSAEQHLPSIGHSSNHVSTSDHSFAESCIQVPSQKSSPAPVSPKNEQPISRCEDYLAPGFSKLSLAVGYVSEETPPHMPTKNGPIQFLCASSNDRSSRPLPPLPISEDLTPDEVDREVEFLTSSDTDFLLEDYELPPFKSSAPSRRSFRGCGQINYAYFDAPAGPKTEDTNPTQSLNGYTSSIYPPPQQLHRRLRRSHSGPAGSLNKPVVRLSGYLNRSSPNSDEDKPEIPPRVPIPPRALKPDYRRWSAEVASSAYSDEDRPPKVPPREPLSRSNSRTPSPKSLPSYLNGVMPPTQSFAPDPKYVSTKALQRQHSEGSSNKVPCILPIIENGKKASSTHYYLLPERPPYLDKYEKFFREAEETSSNMEMQSWSGDCVATSSATKLDSKPRVDITGHLKRKHLSYVVSP from the exons ATGTCAGCTGCGGGAGTTGCTGCTCAGGAGATGAGAGTCCCATTAAAAAATGGATTTCTTCATGCTAGTCAAGGTGTGGGGAGTCTGAAAACCTGCTGGGGTAGCCACAGTGGATTTGAGAA tactttCTTTAATGTGGACCCTATAGCAGTGGCATATAACTTGAATCCATCAGCAGAGCAACATTTACCATCCATTG GGCACTCTTCCAACCACGTTTCCACAAGCGACCACAGCTTTGCTGAAAGTTGTATACAGGTCCCATCTCAGAAATCTAGTCCAGCTCCTGTAAGTCCCAAAAATGAACAGCCAATTTCAAGATGTGAAGACTATCTTGCTCCTGGCTTTAGTAAACTGTCATTAGCTGTAGGCTATGTTTCTGAAGAAACACCTCCTCACATGCCAACAAAAAATGGGCCAATTCAGTTTCTGTGTGCATCTTCCAATGACCGTAGCTCCAGGCCACTACCCCCTCTGCCTATTTCGGAGGATCTTACTCCAGATGAGGTTGACAGAGAAGTGGAATTCCTGACTAGTTCAGATACTGACTTTTTGTTAGAAGATTATGAACTTCCTCCTTTTAAATCCAGTGCTCCGAGCCGGCGGAGCTTTAGGGGTTGTGGACAAATCAACTATGCATATTTTGATGCTCCAGCAGGACCAAAAACAGAAGATACCAACCCCACACAAAGCCTAAATGGATACACATCCAGTATTTATCCTCccccacagcagctgcatcGACGTTTGCGAAGGTCTCATTCAGGCCCAGCTGGCTCTCTTAATAAACCAGTAGTGAGACTATCTGGATACTTAAACAGGTCTTCTCCAAACTCTGATGAAGATAAACCAGAGATTCCACCGAGGGTTCCCATACCTCCAAGGGCTCTCAAACCAGATTACAGAAGGTGGTCAGCAGAAGTTGCTTCTAGTGCATACAGTGATGAAGATAGGCCTCCCAAAGTGCCCCCTAGAGAACCTCTGTCACGGAGTAATTCCCGTACACCGAGTCCTAAAAGCCTGCCGTCATACCTCAATGGGGTTATGCCCCCCACCCAGAGTTTTGCACCTGATCCTAAATATGTCAGCACCAAAGCTCTGCAAAGACAACATAGCGAAGGATCTTCCAACAAGGTCCCTTGCATTCTTCCTATTATTGAAAATGGTAAGAAGGCCAGTTCAACACACTACTACCTGCTGCCTGAAAGGCCTCCATATCTGGACAAGTATGAGAAGTTcttcagagaagcagaagaaactaGCTCTAACATGGAGATGCAGTCCTGGTCTGGTGACTGTGTAGCTACTTCATCCGCAACAAAACTGGACTCAAAACCTAGAGTGGACATAACTGGTCATCTCAAACGAAAACATCTGTCTTACGTGGTTTCTCCATAG